ttttggattattttattgttattattttttctagaatgtctcttgaagagatgtattttttttttcaaagaaaagaaagaccTAGAGATGTCTATGGGGCAAGATGAGGTAGCGGGGATTGAAATTCCCAACGGGGATCGGGATTTTTCCGCAGGAAATTCACAGAGATCGGTTCCCCACCGAGAATTTTTTcccattacttttttttttttttttttgtaaaaaaccaactaatttaaatcactaatgtaaacaaattttaattaaataattaactttatcactaaattgtttattatggttagttttacatgacaatttgaattttaaagataaattattcaaattttgatctaaaaGACTGATTAAATTTtagtagaaaaaaaatatataaattaaattattcacatatataatctaaatttaaatattcaatttaaacatattcattatctttctcaataaataatcaaatttaaaatttaaatgtaatattatataataataataataacataacattagataactatactaaataaatatatagaaGCTAATCGGGCGGGGGTGGGGACGGGGAACGGGACAGGGGCGGAGAATGTATTCCCTATCCCcgtccccgtttagctcacgagaattttttttccctcacTCCTTCCCCTATTCCCCACCTAATCGGAGAATCTCCGCTCCGTTCGGGATGGGGCCCGTGGAGTCCCATCCCAGTGGGAAAATGGAACATCTCTAGAAAGACTGAAGCATAATCATTACCTGTAACCCAACAAAAACAGCATGTAACTTGACCGTTGACCTTTCTTGCTGCCCTCTTCAAAATGCCTAGCCACAAGATGAGAAGAATCAGATAAAAACCCATATTCTCATGTTCATTTCATCATTCTGAGTTTGACTATAGATCAAACAGACAGACTACTACAACCCCACTTCtgcattttcaattttataacaattatacatACTTCAATCAGAATCCGATGAAGATAGCGAATGTGGATTTAGCGCCAACACCATTTTTGAAAGTGATTCTCCCATGTCTTCTAGttcctctcttccaaacccCCAACTCCTAAGCAATGGAGCTGCAGATGATCCTTGTACAGTTCCATGTCTAAGAAGATTTGTTAATCTTCTCTCTAAAAATGGCAGTATAGCATTGCTAGAACGCAGCCGAGCGGCCATGGGGATGGAATGCACGTCAAGGGATCCTCTGAACGAAGCACTCGAGATTGGAGTAGCCAACAATTGACCATGTTGGCCAACCAGGTTTCCAAAGATTGAAGGAAAAGGCAATGGTACAGGCAGAGGACATTGCGCTGCTGATAGATGGCAGAGCATTGGCCTTACTGATTCACCTTCATAAGCAGCACTAATTTGATCCTTTAATTCGGAGATGGAAGCCCGCTCCCCTCCTGAAGAGGTAAAAGTCGAGTTAGAACAATGACACTTCAACATTTTAGTTCCATTACATTGAgatgtataatatattttccatattttccTTCTACACAAGAAAGTTTTGAAGACACATATTCAAATGCAGAACTAGTATCTTGACTAAACATTATAAGGATATCTGGTGATAATTTGATGTAATACATACCTGATCCAAACACTCCGTGCACAGTCATGGATTCCAATGCCAGCAAATCTTCTGCATCCTCTTTTACTTCTGGTGTTAACGGTTGCAAACTTCCCAACAAAGATTGGCCCAAATGTTTCCCTGTATTACAGATTGCAGAAGCCTGTGACCAACGATGAAAAGTTCTTTTCTGCAAGTAGAAAGAAATGGAAGAGTATATACCAGAGAGAGAGGGCGCTGGCATTGAAATATCCAAAATGGCCACCATATTTTGCCTACCTTGCCCAGCTAACATTCGTACCATGTCATTGACGTGAACCGCACCAGAAACATAACATGAATCTGTAGTTGGTCCATGGGCTTCCATTCGTAAAGGAAGACCAATGGAGTGTAAAGCAGCAGCATATACAGCACTACAGTGATAAGGCTTCTGGTCATCAATGCAGAGATAGGAGGTAGCTTTGCCTTAATAAATGTAAAAATGATTTGATATCAATATTGTATCAGAGAATTATAAGAAAAAATGGTCGGGAGCAGAGTGTTCACAGAACTAAGAAGTCGGGTGATCCAGATCTTAGCATAGTAGCTATTTACTTCAAAACAATgacagagaaaaagaaattgattccCTAGTGATCTTGAAACTCTAAGCAAATATGTAATGTCATATAGAAAACATAGACAGAGATGAGCAATAAAATTTTCCAGCCACAGTGGCACATACTTCTGCTCAAACTTGGCAAACCAACTGGCACACAGAGCTGACAGAAAGATGAAAGTCTTGCAAATGAAACTGCATCATGAAGATCTCTAGAAACTATCTGCCTCTTATTTTCACGAAGCGTGCTAGGAGAAGTAGGACTTCGAACACTATAAAGTAAAACTGGAGTGTTTGAATATTCATCTGCAACACTCTCAAGAAAATCCCCAGCTATTGCCGAAAATCCTCCCGAGTCATCAACTATGAACTGAAACCCCTGTAAGAATCAACAAAAGGCCATTACTAAACAAGGAATAAAAGTACAACCATCCTAGCTCAGACTTTGTATTAAGGTCCCATCATATTGGGGCGTAGAGAATCCACTATAATAAAGACCCAGTGGCATAGGGAGTTTGCTATTTAGGATGAGtaatataaaaatgaagtaCCGATGTTTAATATACGAACACAATACTAACAAACATAATACAACAGTGCAATTTGTAAGAGTATAAGTTCAATTCTAGGTCACATAAAGAGTAAGTGTAGATTCAAACCACACCCTTGAACACCATgggaaaagagaggaaaaaattaTGATGAAGATAAAAGAGAAGTAGAACACATGATTTTGGTGATGTCAATGGCTCCCTCAATTAATATGTCCATTTCTTtcattaaaagagaaaaaagaactataatGTCCATTTCATTGCAAAGAACAATATCACAAGGAAAAAGTATCTAAAGTATCTACGTGTTAATACATATAAATTC
The nucleotide sequence above comes from Benincasa hispida cultivar B227 chromosome 3, ASM972705v1, whole genome shotgun sequence. Encoded proteins:
- the LOC120074489 gene encoding protein misato homolog 1 isoform X1, which encodes MRELVTVQVGEFANFVGSHFWNFQDELIGLAADPLGDAVFKNQHLNMDVLYRSGETQQGVLTYTPRLVSVGFKGGLGSVSARGTLYNDDADRPSDIITWRGNVATHHTEQRKKNLFLQSLSEEEQENSVNGKNNGRGEIEDKDIVECLEKDVTFWTDFSKVHYHPQSLYQFNGSWVDAQEFNNYGIGKESFTWSLQGEEIDERLRFFVEECDHIQGFQFIVDDSGGFSAIAGDFLESVADEYSNTPVLLYSVRSPTSPSTLRENKRQIVSRDLHDAVSFARLSSFCQLCVPVGLPSLSRSKATSYLCIDDQKPYHCSAVYAAALHSIGLPLRMEAHGPTTDSCYVSGAVHVNDMVRMLAGQGRQNMVAILDISMPAPSLSGKHLGQSLLGSLQPLTPEVKEDAEDLLALESMTVHGVFGSGGERASISELKDQISAAYEGESVRPMLCHLSAAQCPLPVPLPFPSIFGNLVGQHGQLLATPISSASFRGSLDVHSIPMAARLRSSNAILPFLERRLTNLLRHGTVQGSSAAPLLRSWGFGREELEDMGESLSKMVLALNPHSLSSSDSD
- the LOC120074489 gene encoding protein misato homolog 1 isoform X2, yielding MPCLRINILIWTYSTVLGVLTYTPRLVSVGFKGGLGSVSARGTLYNDDADRPSDIITWRGNVATHHTEQRKKNLFLQSLSEEEQENSVNGKNNGRGEIEDKDIVECLEKDVTFWTDFSKVHYHPQSLYQFNGSWVDAQEFNNYGIGKESFTWSLQGEEIDERLRFFVEECDHIQGFQFIVDDSGGFSAIAGDFLESVADEYSNTPVLLYSVRSPTSPSTLRENKRQIVSRDLHDAVSFARLSSFCQLCVPVGLPSLSRSKATSYLCIDDQKPYHCSAVYAAALHSIGLPLRMEAHGPTTDSCYVSGAVHVNDMVRMLAGQGRQNMVAILDISMPAPSLSGKHLGQSLLGSLQPLTPEVKEDAEDLLALESMTVHGVFGSGGERASISELKDQISAAYEGESVRPMLCHLSAAQCPLPVPLPFPSIFGNLVGQHGQLLATPISSASFRGSLDVHSIPMAARLRSSNAILPFLERRLTNLLRHGTVQGSSAAPLLRSWGFGREELEDMGESLSKMVLALNPHSLSSSDSD